One stretch of Pandoraea oxalativorans DNA includes these proteins:
- a CDS encoding winged helix-turn-helix domain-containing protein: MVKFLIGGIAGFDTDTFALVSCRDSTQSVPLGAAAGRCLQVLLEADGAIVTKKSLLAQGWEQYGAVVSDNNLSQSIVRIRKALQQLGADPAALVTLPRIGYRIVGVERVSPHTMGRAIAPSDDVTESHRPTEDREIAQKSTSSDEIPIVESPVVGIDRVSPSAPAEAIATAAASGTPRRRVRLDKATIAWLAIAFLSTAAALRVVPAIHGDLRSHAPAVQWVALDSAPDNRVFVPPSLKNDKAFIDDRLSRLSRTPPTSIDDMPERLVYLNGSQSNEVASYFLCLEPISHPAPDCVSYLLINHLTP, from the coding sequence ATGGTCAAGTTTCTGATCGGTGGTATCGCCGGATTCGATACGGATACGTTTGCCCTCGTCTCGTGTCGGGACAGCACCCAAAGCGTGCCGCTCGGCGCCGCGGCCGGTCGCTGTCTTCAAGTCCTGCTGGAGGCCGACGGCGCGATCGTCACCAAGAAATCACTCCTCGCGCAGGGATGGGAGCAGTACGGTGCAGTCGTCTCCGACAACAACCTCAGTCAGTCCATCGTGCGTATCCGCAAAGCGCTCCAACAGCTTGGGGCCGACCCCGCAGCGCTGGTGACGTTGCCTCGCATCGGCTATCGGATTGTCGGCGTCGAGCGGGTTTCGCCTCACACAATGGGACGGGCAATTGCCCCTTCCGACGACGTCACCGAGTCACATCGGCCCACCGAAGACAGGGAAATCGCCCAAAAGTCGACGTCATCCGATGAAATTCCGATAGTCGAATCGCCAGTCGTCGGCATCGACAGGGTCTCGCCGTCCGCGCCCGCAGAGGCCATTGCGACAGCAGCGGCCAGTGGGACACCCCGCCGACGCGTTCGGCTCGACAAAGCGACGATCGCGTGGCTGGCCATTGCCTTTCTGAGCACTGCCGCAGCGCTACGGGTCGTGCCAGCGATTCACGGCGACTTGCGCTCACACGCCCCCGCAGTGCAATGGGTGGCGCTCGATTCTGCGCCCGACAATCGCGTCTTCGTACCGCCGTCGTTGAAAAACGATAAGGCGTTCATCGACGACAGACTCTCAAGACTTTCCCGCACGCCGCCGACATCCATCGACGACATGCCGGAACGCCTCGTGTATCTCAATGGATCGCAAAGCAACGAGGTGGCCAGTTACTTTCTCTGCCTCGAACCCATCTCGCATCCGGCGCCCGACTGCGTCTCGTATCTGCTGATCAATCATCTGACGCCATGA
- a CDS encoding autotransporter outer membrane beta-barrel domain-containing protein, translating to MTRTTTKGTTPAMHSVRAISFAVAVVLSGFAVTASAAELDGEEIVLKGDYGDEGWMLTNGARLFILPGGTGNPAFIHLQAESGARADIDGVRMIGNIKAGATPGDRGLIYVGVGSKVWVRNSYIQSLDDYAVMVGGQPFGTESNGIPIFDMEHSTIVGKGRALLVREGAQASINGSTIIGSFNDANGRATNNALQLQNATANVSNSTIKGGVDGVFMVTDQSTTEATSTLNLSNTRVEGERGAAIRIDDHERNSPLTANILIANGSELHGGNGKLIEAGYASKSDAPLIVNVEVNNSRLTGDFDFNDYVDSDVTITNHGSLTGRLLGTDKLTLSDNGAWNLVEDSRIADLNMRGGIVDIHGTAAEGTWHTFDVEKLAGEGTFAMHADLEIGVADKLNVNDSQASGAYALLVKNTGTEGVVDTQLLVDQAGGDATFSLVGGKVDAGVYTYELKSAGESGGEQSWYLERTEEISSGTATVLGIHNALPTAWLGEHSVLRSRLGEARMGEGDAGGAWARTFGTRFNAKPALGQGYSQDQFGVLAGSDAVVMRGDHGYWLVGGMLGTSNSRLKFNSGSTGSIESHTAGVYATWLGKNGYYFDGVLKYNRFASELDVRMSDGVRSKADFVSHGVGLSAELGRTISLQNQWFVEPFAQVAGMSAGGSDFTLDNGMQAKSGRTSSVLGTLGVNIGKTFETSKGTFQPYVKLAVKHEFASGNSVRVNDIELQNDISGTRFEAGAGLAAQMTTNLQAYADASYSVGKRLDQPWGVNVGVRYRF from the coding sequence ATGACGCGTACGACGACCAAGGGCACGACGCCCGCCATGCATTCGGTTCGGGCCATCAGCTTCGCGGTTGCCGTGGTGCTGAGTGGTTTTGCAGTTACCGCCAGCGCGGCCGAGCTCGACGGTGAAGAAATAGTCCTCAAAGGCGATTACGGCGACGAAGGCTGGATGCTGACCAATGGGGCCAGACTGTTTATCTTGCCGGGGGGAACGGGCAACCCTGCCTTCATTCATCTGCAAGCGGAGTCGGGGGCGCGGGCAGATATCGACGGCGTGCGCATGATCGGAAATATCAAGGCGGGGGCGACGCCCGGCGACCGGGGATTGATCTATGTCGGCGTTGGCAGCAAGGTCTGGGTGCGCAACTCCTATATTCAGTCGCTGGATGACTATGCCGTCATGGTCGGAGGCCAGCCCTTCGGAACGGAGAGCAACGGCATTCCGATCTTTGATATGGAGCACAGCACCATCGTAGGTAAAGGGCGCGCTTTGCTGGTTCGTGAGGGAGCGCAGGCCAGCATCAACGGATCGACCATCATCGGCAGTTTCAACGACGCGAACGGTCGCGCTACGAACAATGCGCTTCAGTTGCAGAATGCGACGGCCAACGTTTCCAACTCGACGATCAAGGGAGGCGTGGATGGTGTTTTCATGGTGACGGACCAGTCCACAACCGAAGCCACCAGCACGCTGAATCTGTCGAATACGCGAGTCGAGGGCGAGCGTGGCGCGGCGATCCGGATTGACGACCATGAGCGAAACAGCCCGCTGACCGCGAACATCCTCATCGCCAACGGCAGTGAACTGCACGGTGGCAACGGCAAGCTGATAGAGGCAGGCTACGCTTCCAAATCGGATGCGCCGCTCATCGTCAATGTCGAAGTCAACAACAGTCGACTGACGGGGGACTTCGATTTCAATGACTACGTTGACAGCGACGTGACCATCACCAATCACGGCTCGCTCACGGGTCGTCTGCTCGGCACCGACAAACTGACGCTGTCGGATAACGGTGCGTGGAATCTGGTCGAAGATAGCCGTATTGCCGACCTGAACATGCGGGGCGGAATCGTTGACATTCACGGTACGGCGGCCGAAGGCACGTGGCACACCTTCGACGTCGAAAAACTGGCCGGAGAAGGGACGTTCGCCATGCATGCGGATCTGGAAATCGGCGTGGCAGACAAGCTCAACGTGAACGATTCGCAGGCATCGGGCGCCTATGCGCTGCTGGTGAAGAACACCGGTACGGAAGGCGTCGTCGATACGCAACTCCTCGTGGATCAGGCCGGTGGCGATGCCACGTTCTCGCTGGTCGGCGGCAAGGTCGACGCAGGGGTGTACACCTACGAACTCAAATCGGCTGGTGAATCGGGCGGTGAACAGTCGTGGTATCTGGAGCGCACCGAAGAAATTTCGTCGGGGACCGCCACGGTGTTGGGCATCCACAATGCGCTGCCCACGGCGTGGCTGGGCGAGCACAGCGTGTTGCGCTCACGTCTTGGCGAAGCCCGTATGGGTGAGGGCGACGCCGGCGGTGCATGGGCACGCACGTTCGGTACGCGCTTCAACGCGAAGCCTGCACTGGGTCAGGGCTACAGCCAGGATCAGTTCGGGGTGCTCGCGGGTAGCGACGCCGTTGTGATGCGCGGCGATCACGGCTATTGGCTGGTCGGCGGCATGCTGGGTACCAGTAACAGCCGCCTCAAGTTCAATTCCGGTTCGACGGGATCGATCGAGAGTCATACGGCAGGTGTCTATGCGACGTGGCTGGGCAAGAACGGCTACTACTTTGACGGGGTGTTGAAGTACAACCGCTTTGCCTCCGAACTTGACGTTCGCATGAGCGACGGTGTGCGCAGCAAGGCCGATTTCGTGTCGCATGGCGTGGGCCTGTCGGCAGAGCTCGGTCGCACGATCTCGTTGCAGAACCAGTGGTTCGTCGAGCCATTTGCACAAGTGGCTGGCATGTCGGCCGGAGGTTCGGATTTCACGCTGGATAACGGCATGCAGGCCAAGTCCGGACGCACCTCGTCGGTCCTGGGTACGTTGGGCGTGAACATCGGGAAGACGTTCGAGACGTCGAAGGGCACCTTCCAGCCGTACGTGAAGCTTGCCGTGAAGCATGAGTTCGCCAGCGGCAACAGCGTGCGGGTGAACGACATCGAATTGCAGAACGACATCTCCGGCACGCGATTCGAAGCGGGCGCCGGGTTGGCCGCGCAAATGACAACTAACCTTCAGGCCTATGCCGATGCCAGCTATTCGGTCGGCAAGCGACTGGATCAGCCTTGGGGCGTCAATGTGGGGGTGCGCTACCGCTTCTGA
- a CDS encoding autotransporter outer membrane beta-barrel domain-containing protein, giving the protein MKTSKPVTPTRHQIAQAVGVVLTCLAAQAHAGIVDGVTQTVTAPGDPAESWQVHNSGSLTVDPGAATNAILVDTDSSLTLNGAAVAATVTTNPGVSLLNTNGVITNSTISSVGGPGLTLGGAGGSTIAPSATVTNSTISGAAIGAQVSLNGTLTLNNSTISSGSATVGGGFNAGVANFDSTVIMNGGSSRGVNGFWVATGVGGSTSTTTLTGANIVGTSGAGILIQPQPGQTTNRTATLLINGGTTISGADGNIIKANGPITSAITIDGSPQTGNVTGDGTAIVNLTLQNNTTLTGSLVNLTSLAVNSGSKWALAGNNTVPTVTMNSGTIDISGTAAGTGTFHTLTVGTLSGNGAFNMNTNIATHSGDLLAVTGNATGAYQLHIANTGAEPSVYAPLTVVTTGGGGAAFSLVGGKVDAGVYRYDLRQDGNNWVLASDVPDPADPGGPDLTPGAQTVIGISGVAPTVWYGEQAILRSRLGDVRLAVQSNSGVWVRTFGSQFHATPVSGVDYRQTQYGVMGGADAVVGKAWGGTWLVGGLLGTSHSKLAFDGGSTGGVNSYTAGLYGTWLGSTGYYFETVARYNHFQNDANVIMSDGEGAHGSFGENSFGVTFEFGRHMKFANDWFVEPYVHLAVLRVGGDDFTLTNGMASNTDHTSSVQARVGAAFGKTVSLSGGGMIQPYVKLALVQEFITSNRVTVNGITFNNDLSGTRFEFGAGVTGQLRKNLQLYSEVASSVGHHINQPWGFQVGVRYTF; this is encoded by the coding sequence ATGAAAACGTCAAAGCCCGTGACGCCGACGCGTCATCAGATTGCTCAAGCCGTTGGCGTGGTGCTGACCTGTCTCGCAGCGCAGGCGCATGCCGGAATCGTAGACGGTGTCACCCAGACAGTCACCGCGCCTGGCGACCCCGCGGAATCATGGCAGGTGCATAACTCGGGTTCGCTCACGGTAGATCCCGGTGCTGCGACCAATGCGATCCTCGTCGATACCGACAGCTCGCTGACACTGAACGGTGCGGCGGTGGCGGCGACGGTGACGACCAACCCGGGGGTATCGCTGCTCAATACGAATGGTGTCATCACCAATTCGACCATCAGCAGCGTCGGTGGCCCGGGCCTGACGCTTGGCGGCGCCGGGGGTAGCACCATTGCACCGAGCGCGACGGTCACCAACAGCACGATTTCCGGCGCTGCGATTGGTGCGCAAGTCAGTCTGAACGGCACGCTGACGCTGAACAACAGTACGATCAGCTCCGGCAGCGCGACGGTTGGAGGAGGCTTCAACGCGGGGGTCGCCAACTTCGATTCCACCGTGATCATGAACGGCGGGTCTTCCAGAGGGGTGAACGGCTTCTGGGTCGCTACCGGTGTCGGTGGCAGTACTTCGACGACGACGCTCACCGGCGCGAACATCGTCGGGACCAGCGGCGCGGGGATACTGATCCAGCCACAGCCGGGACAAACGACAAATCGCACGGCCACGCTGCTCATCAATGGCGGTACGACGATTTCCGGCGCCGACGGCAACATCATCAAGGCCAACGGCCCAATCACTTCCGCTATCACCATCGACGGTTCTCCGCAAACAGGCAACGTGACAGGAGACGGCACCGCGATCGTCAATCTGACGTTGCAGAACAACACGACGTTGACCGGGTCGCTGGTCAACCTCACCTCGCTCGCGGTGAATTCGGGGTCGAAATGGGCGCTCGCCGGTAACAACACGGTGCCGACCGTCACGATGAACAGCGGCACCATCGATATTTCCGGTACCGCTGCGGGCACTGGCACGTTCCACACGTTAACGGTGGGCACGCTCTCGGGCAACGGCGCATTCAACATGAACACCAACATCGCCACGCATAGCGGCGATCTGCTTGCCGTCACCGGAAACGCGACAGGGGCCTATCAGTTGCACATCGCCAACACCGGGGCGGAGCCGTCCGTCTATGCGCCGTTGACGGTGGTGACGACTGGCGGTGGGGGCGCAGCGTTCTCGCTGGTCGGCGGTAAGGTCGATGCCGGGGTCTACCGCTATGACCTGCGCCAGGACGGTAACAACTGGGTACTCGCCAGCGACGTTCCCGATCCGGCCGATCCCGGGGGGCCCGATCTCACGCCGGGGGCGCAAACGGTCATCGGTATCTCGGGCGTTGCGCCTACTGTCTGGTACGGCGAGCAGGCCATCCTGCGCAGTCGCCTCGGTGACGTTCGTCTCGCAGTTCAAAGCAACAGTGGGGTGTGGGTCCGCACCTTCGGCAGCCAGTTCCATGCAACGCCGGTCTCGGGCGTCGATTACCGGCAGACGCAGTACGGTGTCATGGGGGGCGCCGACGCGGTGGTGGGCAAGGCGTGGGGGGGGACATGGCTCGTCGGCGGATTGCTCGGCACCAGTCACAGCAAGCTTGCGTTCGACGGCGGGTCCACCGGCGGTGTGAACAGCTACACCGCAGGCTTGTACGGCACATGGCTGGGATCCACGGGCTACTACTTCGAAACAGTGGCCCGCTATAACCACTTCCAGAACGACGCGAACGTCATCATGAGCGACGGAGAGGGTGCCCACGGCAGCTTCGGCGAAAACAGCTTCGGTGTGACATTCGAGTTCGGTCGTCACATGAAGTTTGCCAACGACTGGTTCGTCGAACCGTACGTGCATCTGGCCGTGTTGCGAGTTGGGGGCGACGACTTCACGCTGACCAACGGCATGGCGTCCAACACGGACCATACCAGCTCGGTGCAGGCGCGCGTGGGCGCGGCGTTTGGCAAGACGGTGTCGCTCTCGGGCGGGGGCATGATTCAGCCCTACGTGAAACTGGCGCTGGTGCAGGAGTTCATCACCAGCAACCGGGTTACGGTCAACGGCATCACCTTCAACAACGATCTGTCGGGAACGAGATTCGAGTTCGGTGCCGGTGTGACAGGGCAACTGCGCAAGAACCTCCAGCTCTATTCCGAAGTGGCGTCGAGCGTCGGCCATCACATCAATCAGCCATGGGGGTTCCAGGTGGGGGTGAGGTACACGTTTTGA
- a CDS encoding glycosyltransferase family 9 protein — translation MPLPRFITRRLEALTEPSTRIPYAWVYHEPDVFMQRTSAFTVAKKYLHRRLRLAMSGQLRHEVRHVAPQARVLWIYGGKHSVGDAVMDMSGRALLREREGPVDLLISPGLKAVFEGDDIFRNVFDDPAAVNPAEYDVVVMQEFNYPTLRIKRRFFSTLPFACLFRFFHGPDRNQTQFSLAAVNDVFGLELASDELFARAKPYLREETDLPAVIANQLPTGSFVVLAMGGVEPRRTYAHWRACLDAYDAAYFPGLPTGIVLLGSGNGADAARALMEAKFRHLEMVSFVGQLTLRDAKRVIANASLFVGADGGLMHVAHTTRAPSVSLFAAAEPPYLRLTPRCQSTPLQTESDVSAVDPVELAQTMVATLAGAPSFVPNQPKSQPASQPQTLPTSTPSASR, via the coding sequence ATGCCACTTCCGCGTTTCATCACCCGCCGACTGGAGGCGCTCACCGAACCGAGCACCCGCATTCCGTACGCGTGGGTGTATCACGAGCCCGACGTCTTCATGCAACGTACGTCGGCTTTCACCGTCGCCAAGAAATACCTCCACCGCCGGTTGCGTCTTGCGATGAGCGGGCAACTGCGCCATGAGGTGCGGCACGTCGCACCGCAAGCGCGCGTATTGTGGATATACGGTGGAAAGCACTCGGTGGGCGACGCCGTGATGGATATGTCGGGCCGCGCGCTGCTGCGCGAACGCGAAGGTCCCGTCGATCTGCTCATCAGCCCGGGGCTCAAAGCGGTCTTCGAGGGAGACGACATCTTCCGAAATGTCTTCGACGATCCGGCTGCGGTGAATCCCGCCGAGTACGACGTCGTCGTCATGCAGGAATTCAACTACCCGACTTTGCGCATCAAGCGACGCTTTTTCTCGACGCTCCCCTTCGCGTGCCTGTTCCGATTTTTCCACGGCCCGGACCGCAATCAGACGCAATTCAGTCTGGCAGCCGTCAACGATGTCTTCGGCCTGGAACTGGCGTCGGACGAACTCTTTGCGCGGGCGAAGCCGTATCTGCGCGAAGAGACGGATTTACCGGCGGTCATCGCGAACCAACTCCCGACGGGATCCTTCGTTGTGCTGGCGATGGGAGGCGTGGAGCCGCGCCGTACCTATGCGCATTGGCGCGCGTGCCTCGATGCCTACGATGCAGCGTACTTCCCCGGACTACCCACAGGTATCGTGTTGTTGGGTTCGGGCAACGGGGCCGACGCCGCCCGCGCGCTCATGGAAGCGAAATTCCGGCATCTCGAAATGGTGTCGTTCGTCGGCCAGTTGACGCTGCGCGACGCGAAGCGAGTGATCGCGAATGCGTCGCTGTTCGTCGGCGCCGATGGCGGGCTGATGCATGTGGCGCACACCACGCGAGCGCCGAGCGTGTCGCTGTTCGCTGCGGCGGAGCCACCGTATCTGCGTCTCACACCGCGCTGTCAATCGACGCCCTTGCAGACGGAGAGCGACGTTAGCGCGGTCGATCCGGTCGAGCTTGCCCAGACGATGGTCGCGACGCTGGCGGGCGCTCCCTCGTTCGTGCCGAATCAACCCAAATCTCAGCCCGCATCGCAGCCCCAAACGCTGCCGACTTCTACACCCAGCGCTTCGCGCTGA
- a CDS encoding rhodanese-related sulfurtransferase produces MSELPNHTTPDAPSQAAAFPELTYADVRAALLAREEIALLDVREEDPFAQTHPLWAANLPLSRVEIDAWARIPRRDTRIVVYGVHDGEDLAPRAAVVLRKLGYTDVNLLAGGLDGWIAAGGEVFRDVNVPSKAFGEWVEGLRHTPSLSAQEVQALLDADADVVVVDARRFDEYQTMNIPGSTSVPGAELVLRVRELAPDPATRVIVNCAGRTRSIIGTQSLVNAGLPNPVAALRNGTIGWTLAGQTLERGADRRHPATVRDATLAVAREGARAVADRAGVRRVALEDVPSLNAPGRTVYRFDVRTPEEYAAGHLPDFANAQGGQLVQETDHQAPVRGAWIVLADDDGVRADMTGSWLAQMGWTVYVVEPHSAHARSAQGGWPLHTPSAPEVATVTPALLARWLDEAAPGQIAVLDFTSGVNYVKRHIPGAWFVIRARLAEALRTIGPVQRYVLTCGSSLLARFAADDLQRLTDAEIVVLEGGTQAWINAGLPLESGETHLASARDDRYRRPYEGTDNAAEAMQAYLDWEFGLVDQLHRDGTHHFQVV; encoded by the coding sequence GTGTCCGAGCTTCCGAATCACACGACCCCCGATGCGCCATCGCAGGCCGCAGCGTTCCCCGAACTGACCTACGCCGACGTGCGCGCAGCGTTGCTCGCGCGTGAGGAAATCGCACTGCTCGACGTGCGTGAAGAAGACCCGTTCGCGCAGACGCACCCGCTGTGGGCTGCGAACCTGCCGCTCTCGCGCGTGGAGATCGACGCATGGGCGCGTATACCGCGCCGCGACACGCGCATCGTCGTCTATGGCGTGCACGATGGCGAAGACCTGGCGCCGCGCGCCGCCGTCGTGCTGCGCAAGCTGGGTTACACCGACGTCAATCTGCTGGCGGGCGGTCTGGACGGCTGGATTGCCGCCGGTGGCGAAGTGTTCCGCGACGTGAACGTGCCGAGCAAGGCGTTTGGCGAGTGGGTCGAAGGACTGCGCCACACGCCGTCGCTCTCGGCGCAGGAAGTGCAGGCGCTGCTCGATGCGGATGCCGACGTCGTGGTCGTCGACGCCCGTCGCTTCGACGAGTATCAGACGATGAACATTCCCGGTTCGACGAGCGTGCCCGGTGCCGAACTGGTGCTGCGCGTTCGCGAGCTTGCGCCGGACCCGGCCACGCGCGTGATCGTCAATTGCGCGGGGCGCACGCGCAGCATCATCGGCACGCAATCGCTCGTGAACGCCGGACTGCCGAATCCCGTAGCAGCGCTGCGTAACGGCACCATCGGCTGGACGCTGGCCGGTCAGACGCTGGAGCGCGGCGCGGACCGCCGTCACCCGGCGACGGTGCGCGACGCCACGCTGGCCGTTGCCCGTGAAGGCGCGCGCGCTGTGGCGGATCGTGCCGGTGTGCGCCGTGTGGCGCTTGAGGACGTGCCGTCGCTGAATGCACCGGGACGCACCGTCTACCGCTTCGACGTGCGCACGCCGGAGGAGTATGCGGCGGGGCATCTGCCGGATTTCGCCAACGCACAGGGCGGTCAGCTGGTGCAGGAGACGGATCACCAGGCACCGGTGCGCGGCGCATGGATCGTGCTGGCGGACGACGACGGCGTACGCGCCGACATGACCGGCTCGTGGCTCGCGCAAATGGGCTGGACGGTGTACGTCGTGGAGCCGCACAGCGCGCATGCCCGCAGCGCGCAAGGGGGCTGGCCGCTGCACACGCCGAGCGCGCCGGAAGTCGCCACCGTCACGCCCGCGTTGCTCGCACGCTGGCTCGACGAAGCCGCGCCGGGGCAGATCGCGGTGCTGGACTTCACGTCAGGCGTCAATTACGTCAAACGACATATCCCCGGCGCGTGGTTCGTGATTCGCGCGCGTCTGGCCGAAGCGCTGCGCACCATCGGGCCGGTGCAGCGTTATGTCCTGACGTGCGGATCCAGTCTGTTGGCGCGCTTCGCTGCGGACGACCTGCAACGTCTCACTGACGCCGAGATCGTGGTACTCGAAGGCGGCACGCAGGCATGGATCAACGCCGGGTTGCCGCTGGAGTCGGGCGAAACGCATCTGGCCAGCGCGCGCGACGATCGTTATCGCCGTCCGTACGAAGGCACCGATAACGCGGCCGAGGCCATGCAGGCCTATCTCGACTGGGAGTTCGGTCTCGTCGACCAGTTGCATCGCGACGGCACGCATCACTTTCAGGTGGTGTAA
- a CDS encoding cysteine dioxygenase, translated as MTGTTEVLDGIALSRDLPAHDYDALDPLRTFVAGFSRLLDRRPHETTLLEEGAGLLAQLVARDDWLPAAFATPHPDHYQQFLLHCDSAQRFSIVSFVWGPGQRTPIHDHTVWGLIGMLRGSEDSQPFVLDAKGVPVVAGEAVRLLPGDVEVLSPRLGDIHRVSNAYADRVSVSIHVYGANIGAVHRSVFTETGERKGFVSGYANAQLPNPWGKAAPPADKQ; from the coding sequence ATGACTGGTACGACCGAAGTGCTGGATGGCATCGCCTTGTCGCGCGACCTGCCAGCGCACGATTACGACGCGCTCGATCCCTTGCGCACCTTCGTGGCCGGGTTCTCGCGACTGTTGGATCGACGCCCCCATGAAACCACGCTGCTCGAAGAGGGGGCGGGCCTGCTCGCTCAACTGGTGGCACGCGACGATTGGCTGCCCGCTGCGTTCGCCACGCCGCATCCCGACCATTACCAGCAGTTCCTGCTGCATTGCGATTCGGCGCAGCGCTTCTCTATCGTGAGCTTCGTCTGGGGCCCCGGGCAGCGCACACCGATTCACGATCACACCGTATGGGGGCTGATCGGCATGCTGCGCGGCTCCGAGGACTCGCAACCGTTCGTGCTCGATGCAAAGGGCGTTCCCGTCGTGGCGGGCGAGGCAGTGCGGCTTCTGCCGGGCGACGTCGAGGTGTTGTCGCCGCGTCTGGGCGACATTCACCGCGTGAGTAACGCCTATGCGGATCGCGTGTCCGTGAGCATCCACGTGTATGGCGCGAACATCGGCGCGGTGCATCGCAGTGTCTTTACCGAGACGGGCGAGCGCAAGGGCTTCGTGTCGGGCTACGCCAACGCCCAATTGCCCAATCCGTGGGGCAAGGCGGCGCCGCCCGCCGACAAGCAATAG
- a CDS encoding acyl-CoA dehydrogenase family protein: MASSGLAHSGAVLPLPPQPRGDGPARHAQLDALLPPITRALAESATALDRDARFPFDNFALLHRHGLIAEVVPRAAGGGGGGLATARRIVGAVAKGESATALVLTMTYLQHRSLVRESTRWPEAQRRAVFESAVRDGALINALRVEPDLGTPARGGLPATIARRTETGWRLSGRKLYCTGIPALRWLSVWARTDEAEPRVGVFLVPRPAGGEQSPDRPGIRVVQNWDHLGLRASASHEVILEDIDLPFGNAVDIRPPNEWAPAGIGQRDNDAHIEQQAWMSVLLGTLYDAVARAGVDWLVTFLNTRVPGNLGAPLATLPRVQETVGEIATLLHVNQRLLDAAAQAADAGEPDDDIASGALKFTVTGNAIRVLELALQLSGNHGLSRNNPLERYHRDVLCSRIHTPQNDTILGAAGRQTLAAFREFA, translated from the coding sequence ATGGCTTCTTCAGGTCTCGCACATTCCGGCGCGGTGCTGCCCCTGCCGCCCCAGCCACGTGGAGATGGCCCCGCACGTCACGCGCAACTCGATGCGCTCCTGCCCCCGATCACCCGCGCACTGGCCGAGAGCGCGACGGCGCTCGATCGCGATGCACGTTTCCCTTTCGACAACTTCGCGCTGCTGCATCGTCACGGGCTGATTGCGGAAGTCGTGCCGCGTGCGGCGGGCGGTGGCGGTGGCGGTCTCGCGACGGCGCGTCGCATCGTCGGTGCCGTCGCCAAAGGGGAATCGGCCACCGCACTGGTGCTGACGATGACGTATCTCCAGCATCGCTCGCTCGTGCGCGAAAGCACGCGCTGGCCGGAGGCGCAGCGTCGCGCGGTGTTCGAGAGCGCGGTGCGCGACGGCGCGCTGATCAACGCGCTGCGCGTGGAGCCGGATCTGGGTACGCCTGCCCGGGGCGGGCTGCCCGCGACGATTGCGCGTCGCACCGAGACGGGCTGGCGTTTGTCCGGCCGCAAGCTCTATTGCACGGGCATTCCCGCGTTGCGCTGGCTCAGTGTGTGGGCACGCACGGACGAAGCGGAGCCGCGCGTCGGGGTCTTTCTGGTGCCGCGTCCGGCGGGGGGCGAACAATCGCCGGACCGTCCGGGCATTCGCGTCGTCCAGAACTGGGATCACCTGGGGCTGCGCGCGTCTGCCAGCCATGAGGTCATTCTCGAGGACATCGATCTGCCGTTCGGCAATGCCGTCGATATTCGTCCACCGAACGAATGGGCGCCAGCCGGTATCGGCCAGCGCGACAACGATGCGCACATCGAACAACAGGCGTGGATGAGTGTGCTGCTGGGTACGCTTTACGATGCGGTGGCGCGTGCGGGCGTCGACTGGCTCGTGACATTCCTGAACACGCGTGTGCCGGGCAATCTCGGCGCGCCGCTGGCCACCTTGCCGCGGGTTCAGGAGACAGTCGGCGAGATCGCCACGTTGCTGCACGTGAACCAGCGTCTGCTGGACGCGGCCGCGCAGGCGGCCGATGCGGGAGAACCGGATGACGATATCGCCAGCGGTGCGCTAAAGTTCACGGTGACGGGCAATGCGATCCGGGTCCTCGAACTGGCCTTGCAGCTTTCCGGCAATCATGGACTTTCGCGCAACAACCCGCTTGAGCGCTATCATCGCGACGTGCTGTGCAGCCGTATCCACACGCCGCAAAACGACACCATACTGGGCGCTGCCGGTCGGCAGACGCTCGCTGCTTTCCGGGAATTCGCATGA